In a genomic window of Pokkaliibacter sp. MBI-7:
- the cyoB gene encoding cytochrome o ubiquinol oxidase subunit I, protein MFGKLTLDSFPFHEPIIVVTVSIILLAGLAVVAGLTYFQKWGYLWSEWLTSVDHKKIGVMYIFVAMLMLVRGFADAIMMRTQLALADAGSAGYLPPEHYDQIFTAHGVIMIIFMAMPFMIGLFNIVVPLQIGARDVAFPFLNSVSFWLFVVGVVLINLSLGIGEFARTGWLAYPPLSEATYSPGVGVDYYIWALQISGIGTTLTGVNFFVTIMKMRAPGMRLMQMPVFTWTALCSNIIIMGAFPMLTVALALLTFDRYLGMHFFTNTAGGDPMLYVNLIWAWGHPEVYILILPAFGVFSEVTATFSTKRLFAYSSMVYATAAIAVLSFVVWLHHFFTMGSGANVNAFFGIATMIIAIPTGVKIFNWLFTMYRGRVQFNAPILWTIGFMITFSIGGMTGVLLAVPGADFLLHNSLFLIAHFHNVIIGGVVFGYLAGFGYWFPKVFGFTLNDKWGRRAFWGWLVGFYVAFVPLYILGFMGMTRRLNHYDNPAWHPYLVVAAIGAFIILGGILCQFIQLYVSIRDRKDNMDVTGDPWNARTLEWSISSPPPFYNFAHMPNVEDLDAHWDNKEKGIAYKRPASFEKIHMPKNAAAGVIIGLFSVGLGFGLIWYIWWMVILSAAGILATMIVRAFNEDVDYYVQVDEVARIENAHHDVLEKNASSHPFVTQV, encoded by the coding sequence ATGTTTGGAAAATTAACGCTAGACTCGTTTCCCTTCCATGAGCCGATTATCGTCGTTACTGTAAGTATCATTCTGCTCGCCGGCCTTGCCGTCGTTGCCGGTCTGACCTACTTCCAGAAATGGGGCTACCTGTGGTCCGAGTGGCTGACTTCTGTCGACCACAAAAAAATCGGTGTCATGTACATCTTCGTTGCCATGCTGATGCTGGTGCGCGGCTTTGCCGATGCCATCATGATGCGTACCCAGCTCGCCCTTGCCGATGCAGGTAGCGCGGGCTACTTACCTCCTGAGCACTATGACCAGATCTTCACCGCTCACGGTGTGATCATGATCATCTTTATGGCCATGCCATTCATGATCGGTCTGTTCAACATTGTCGTTCCCCTGCAGATCGGTGCTCGTGACGTTGCCTTCCCTTTCCTGAACTCTGTCAGCTTCTGGCTGTTCGTAGTAGGTGTGGTGCTGATCAACCTGTCTCTGGGTATCGGCGAGTTCGCACGCACCGGCTGGCTGGCTTACCCGCCACTATCGGAGGCGACGTACAGCCCTGGCGTAGGTGTTGACTACTACATCTGGGCACTACAGATATCCGGTATCGGTACTACCCTGACAGGTGTTAACTTCTTCGTGACCATCATGAAGATGCGCGCTCCTGGCATGCGCCTGATGCAGATGCCTGTCTTCACTTGGACTGCACTGTGCTCCAACATCATCATCATGGGCGCTTTCCCCATGCTGACTGTTGCTCTGGCTCTGCTGACTTTTGACCGCTACCTGGGCATGCACTTCTTCACCAACACCGCTGGTGGAGACCCCATGCTGTACGTCAACCTGATCTGGGCCTGGGGTCACCCCGAGGTATACATCCTGATTCTGCCGGCTTTCGGCGTGTTCTCAGAAGTAACAGCCACTTTCTCGACCAAGCGTCTGTTTGCCTATAGCTCAATGGTATACGCAACTGCGGCCATTGCCGTACTGTCCTTCGTCGTCTGGCTGCACCACTTCTTTACCATGGGCTCTGGCGCTAACGTCAACGCCTTCTTCGGTATTGCCACCATGATCATTGCCATCCCGACCGGGGTGAAGATTTTCAACTGGCTATTTACCATGTACCGTGGCCGCGTGCAGTTCAATGCTCCCATTCTCTGGACCATTGGCTTCATGATCACCTTCTCTATCGGTGGTATGACCGGCGTACTGCTGGCCGTCCCTGGTGCAGACTTCCTGCTGCATAACAGCCTGTTCCTGATCGCTCACTTCCACAACGTAATTATCGGTGGCGTGGTGTTCGGTTACCTGGCTGGTTTTGGCTACTGGTTCCCGAAAGTATTCGGCTTCACCCTGAACGACAAATGGGGCCGCCGTGCATTCTGGGGCTGGCTGGTAGGTTTCTATGTAGCCTTCGTACCTCTGTACATCCTGGGCTTCATGGGCATGACCCGTCGCCTGAACCACTATGACAACCCAGCCTGGCACCCATATCTGGTAGTCGCGGCTATCGGTGCGTTCATCATTCTGGGCGGCATCCTGTGCCAGTTCATCCAGCTGTACGTCAGTATCCGTGACCGCAAGGACAACATGGATGTTACTGGTGACCCCTGGAATGCACGCACACTGGAATGGTCCATCTCCTCTCCACCCCCCTTCTACAACTTCGCGCATATGCCGAACGTAGAAGACCTGGATGCCCACTGGGACAACAAAGAGAAAGGTATTGCCTACAAGCGCCCTGCTTCTTTTGAGAAGATCCACATGCCGAAGAACGCAGCTGCTGGTGTCATCATCGGCCTGTTCTCTGTAGGCCTTGGCTTTGGCTTGATCTGGTACATCTGGTGGATGGTAATCCTCAGTGCCGCCGGCATTCTGGCCACCATGATTGTTCGTGCGTTCAACGAAGATGTTGACTATTACGTTCAGGTAGACGAAGTGGCACGCATTGAAAACGCGCATCACGACGTGCTTGAGAAAAACGCATCTAGCCACCCCTTCGTAACCCAGGTGTAA
- the cyoD gene encoding cytochrome o ubiquinol oxidase subunit IV, with protein MSDHHSHGSGGASHGSMKSYVSGFILSIILTLVPFALVMFPGLATPVTAVIVMVIMAIAQVLVQLVFFLHMDSSSEQSWNVMAFAFTILIAVILIGGSVWIMYNMHINMVL; from the coding sequence ATGAGCGATCATCATTCACATGGCAGTGGTGGCGCGAGCCACGGCAGCATGAAGTCCTACGTAAGCGGCTTTATTCTGTCCATCATTTTGACCCTGGTACCCTTTGCCCTGGTTATGTTCCCAGGTCTGGCCACACCGGTCACCGCCGTTATTGTCATGGTAATCATGGCAATCGCTCAGGTACTGGTTCAGCTGGTGTTCTTCCTGCATATGGATAGTTCATCAGAGCAAAGCTGGAACGTGATGGCATTTGCCTTCACCATCCTGATTGCGGTCATCCTGATCGGTGGTTCGGTCTGGATCATGTACAACATGCATATCAACATGGTCCTGTAA
- the cyoE gene encoding heme o synthase → MIKRYLLVTKPGIIFGNLISVAGGFFLAAKGSVDLSLFLATVVGLSLIVASGCALNNCIDRDIDRKMERTKNRVTVTGAMSTKAAFTHGIVLGLIGFGMLYYWTNLVALGFAAFGFFIYVVVYSLYMKRKSVYGTLVGSFSGAVPPVVGYCAVTGNFDIGAAILLIMFSLWQMPHSYAIAIFRFKDYEAANIPVLPVAQGINKAKHHIVIYIVAFALATVMLALSGYVGYGYLVVACATSLWWLGMALSGYKSSTDDRLWARKVFVVSIVTITALSIMMAVDFQTPASHLDMLAYLG, encoded by the coding sequence ATGATTAAGAGATACTTACTCGTTACTAAGCCGGGAATCATTTTCGGCAATCTGATCTCTGTTGCCGGGGGCTTCTTCCTAGCTGCCAAGGGCAGCGTAGATTTATCCCTGTTTCTGGCCACAGTGGTTGGGCTGTCATTGATCGTGGCATCAGGATGTGCACTGAATAACTGCATTGACCGCGACATCGATCGCAAGATGGAACGTACCAAGAATCGCGTCACCGTCACTGGCGCCATGTCCACCAAAGCAGCATTCACCCACGGCATCGTTCTGGGCTTGATTGGCTTTGGCATGCTTTATTACTGGACCAACCTCGTTGCACTGGGATTTGCAGCATTCGGCTTCTTTATTTATGTGGTTGTCTACAGCCTCTACATGAAGCGTAAATCCGTCTACGGCACACTGGTTGGCAGCTTTTCTGGTGCAGTACCACCCGTCGTCGGATACTGCGCCGTCACTGGCAATTTCGACATAGGCGCTGCAATCCTGCTGATCATGTTCAGTCTGTGGCAGATGCCCCACTCCTATGCCATTGCGATATTCCGCTTCAAAGACTATGAAGCAGCGAATATCCCCGTCCTTCCCGTTGCTCAGGGCATCAACAAAGCCAAGCACCATATCGTCATCTACATCGTTGCCTTCGCCCTGGCGACAGTCATGCTGGCCCTGAGCGGCTACGTCGGCTACGGCTATCTGGTGGTTGCCTGCGCAACCAGCTTGTGGTGGCTGGGAATGGCACTATCAGGCTATAAGTCCAGCACTGATGATCGGTTATGGGCCCGCAAGGTTTTTGTGGTTTCGATCGTCACTATTACCGCACTGAGCATAATGATGGCAGTCGATTTCCAGACACCGGCATCGCATCTGGATATGCTGGCCTATCTGGGCTAA
- a CDS encoding YiiD C-terminal domain-containing protein, translating to MGELMRVFDDADVLRVEHRLLNTIPLVAHMSLQGISLQEEGLSLSAPLAPNVNDKGTGFGGALSAIATLSGWSLTSIYAESIKANGFDVVVYTSELTYLAPVKADFCALCFYPEEPLLEVFLRKLAERGKASLPLRAEIRSNGEVAVTLSGRFVAFARAEQV from the coding sequence ATGGGTGAGCTGATGAGAGTGTTCGATGATGCTGATGTCCTTAGGGTTGAGCACAGGCTGTTGAACACGATCCCGCTTGTCGCGCACATGTCACTGCAAGGTATCTCGCTACAGGAAGAGGGGTTGTCGCTGAGCGCTCCCCTGGCTCCCAACGTGAATGACAAGGGGACCGGCTTCGGAGGAGCTCTTTCAGCAATCGCTACGCTGTCTGGTTGGTCTCTGACATCCATTTATGCCGAATCTATCAAGGCAAATGGTTTTGATGTGGTTGTGTATACCAGTGAGCTGACGTACCTGGCTCCCGTTAAAGCGGACTTCTGTGCGCTTTGCTTCTACCCGGAGGAGCCGTTGCTTGAGGTCTTTTTGCGCAAGCTTGCGGAACGAGGAAAAGCCTCGTTGCCGTTACGTGCAGAAATTCGCAGTAATGGCGAGGTGGCGGTTACGTTGTCAGGGCGCTTTGTTGCTTTTGCTCGTGCAGAGCAGGTGTGA
- a CDS encoding cytochrome o ubiquinol oxidase subunit III has protein sequence MSTEALHHAHDDHGHHDAGATKVFGFWIYIMTDCIIFATLFATYAVLHNNIATGPSGKEIFELPFVLVETFLLLISSFTSGISMLAMHQGDKAKVIKWLIITALLGAGFVAMEIYEFHHLIEEGIGPDKSAFLSSFFTLVGTHGFHVSCGLIWMVVMMFLVSKQGLTDTNKTRLTCLSLFWHFLDIVWICVFTVVYLMGAM, from the coding sequence ATGTCCACTGAAGCACTACATCACGCCCATGATGATCATGGGCACCACGATGCCGGAGCAACAAAGGTCTTCGGTTTCTGGATCTACATAATGACTGACTGCATTATCTTTGCGACCCTGTTCGCAACGTATGCAGTCCTTCACAACAACATTGCCACCGGCCCAAGCGGCAAGGAAATTTTCGAGCTGCCATTCGTGCTGGTTGAAACTTTCCTGCTGCTGATCAGTAGCTTTACCAGCGGTATTTCCATGCTGGCGATGCACCAGGGCGATAAAGCCAAGGTCATCAAGTGGCTGATCATCACTGCCCTGCTGGGTGCAGGCTTCGTTGCAATGGAAATCTATGAGTTCCACCACCTGATTGAAGAAGGCATCGGTCCCGACAAGAGCGCATTCCTGTCTTCATTCTTCACCCTGGTGGGCACTCACGGCTTCCACGTAAGCTGCGGCCTGATCTGGATGGTGGTAATGATGTTCCTTGTTTCCAAACAAGGACTCACCGACACGAACAAGACTCGTCTGACTTGCCTGAGCTTGTTCTGGCACTTCCTGGACATCGTCTGGATCTGCGTATTTACCGTTGTTTATCTGATGGGGGCAATGTAA